From the genome of Nasonia vitripennis strain AsymCx chromosome 1, Nvit_psr_1.1, whole genome shotgun sequence, one region includes:
- the LOC100677975 gene encoding uncharacterized protein LOC100677975: protein MTLELPQEKRVKIREMIDILLKMERVKVKVIAKCIGVLVAACPAVAYGWLYYKHLELIKRNALRSNFKRMDKWITLSLEAKEELKWWQSQILIAKNKIRSSNFDLEIFSNASTTGWGAICGNKKANGFWNREEREIHINFLEIKAAFLALKCFAAHSLNKQILLRIDNITALAYINKMGGIKHKELHALTKVIWEWCIEREIWIFAEYIASKENIADEGSRITNVDTEWELANFAFQKIVKEFGYPSIDLFASRVNHKCKRYCSWDRDPDAQETNAPTGLGPYPGGRSVIRQSFKKKNLEETTIDIMTSSITESTTKQYNTSLQYWWNFCKDKEQDPYYAEEDIVINCLTKKFNEGAAYGTLNTLRSAISLINQHDNSNSSLINRFFKGVYKLRPTAPKYCSTWNVDDVLDMLETWSPLESLNLQNLTLKLVMLLALGSAFRVQSLALIKLNNIKKLPSGIEIRILDLIKTSKPGAAQPYAFFPFFTERTSLCIARTLLYYMQATKDIRGDTQELFISFKRPYKKICSQSISRWLKTVMREAGISEEFTAHSTRHASTSKAVNQGLDISIIKNAATWSEKSKVFSKFYNRPIKGNERNFAETVFS, encoded by the exons ATGACATTAGAATTACCACAGGAGAAACGGGTTAAGATCAGAGAGATGatagatattttattgaaGATGGAAAGAGTTAAAGTCAAGGTTATAGCTAAATGTATAGGTGTTTTGGTGGCAGCATGCCCAGCCGTAGCCTATGGATGGCTTTATTATAAGCATTTAGAACTAATTAAAAGAAATGCTTTAAGatctaattttaaaagaatggACAAATGGATAACCTTATCTTTAGAAGCAAAAGAGGAGTTAAAATGGTGGCAATCACAAATATTAattgctaaaaataaaataagatcaAGTAACTTTGATTTGGAGATATTCTCTAATGCTTCCACGACAGGCTGGGGAGCCATTTGTGGTAATAAAAAGGCCAATGGTTTTTGGAATAGGGAAGAAAGGGAAATACACAtcaattttttagaaattaaaGCAGCCTTTTTGGCTTTAAAATGCTTCGCTGCCCATAGCCTTAATAAACAAATACTGTTAAGAATAGATAATATTACAGCATTAGCCTACATAAATAAGATGGGTGGTATTAAACATAAAGAGTTACACGCTTTGACCAAAGTAATTTGGGAATGGTGTATTGAGAGAGAGATTTGGATTTTTGCTGAATACATTGCTTCTAAAGAAAATATTGCTGACGAGGGGTCTCGAATAACCAATGTTGACACAGAATGGGAGTTAGCTAATTttgcttttcaaaaaataGTTAAAGAGTTTGGTTATCCTTCAATAGATTTATTTGCTTCACGTGTAAATCATAAGTGTAAGAGATATTGTTCTTGGGATAGAGACCCAGATGCTCAA GAAACTAACGCACCCACTGGCCTCGGACCTTACCCTGGTGGCAGGAGTGTTATCAGGCAGAGCTTTAAGAAAAAGAATCTGGAAGAAACCACAATAGATATTATGACATCTTCGATAACAGAGAGTACGACAAAACAGTACAATACAAGTCTCCAATATTGGTGGAATTTTTGTAAAGACAAGGAACAGGATCCATATTATGCAGAAGAAGATATTGTTATTAACTGCCTGACAAAGAAATTTAATGAAGGAGCAGCATACGGCACCTTGAACACACTCAGATCTGCTATATCCTTGATAAATCAACATGACAACTCAAATAGCTCATTAATTAATAGATTTTTTAAAGGCGTATACAAACTAAGACCTACTGCACCAAAATACTGCAGTACGTGGAACGTGGATGACGTGTTAGATATGTTAGAGACTTGGAGTCCATTAGAATCTTTAAATCTACAGAATCTCACTTTAAAACTAGTCATGTTATTAGCACTGGGGTCAGCATTTAGAGTACAATCACTAGCTcttattaaattaaacaatataaagAAATTACCTAGCGGAATAGAAATAAGGATTTTAGATCTCATAAAAACTTCAAAACCAGGAGCAGCACAGCCATATgccttttttcctttctttacAGAAAGGACATCGCTGTGCATTGCAAgaacattattatattacatgcAAGCTACTAAAGATATTAGAGGTGATACACAAGAATTATTTATCTCTTTCAAGAGACCATACAAGAAGATATGTTCTCAAAGTATTAGTAGATGGCTCAAGACAGTCATGAGAGAAGCTGGTATATCAGAAGAATTTACAGCCCATAGCACGAGACATGCATCTACATCTAAAGCTGTAAATCAAGGATTAGATATAAGCATTATTAAGAATGCAGCCACCTGGTCAGAAAAGTCCAAagtttttagtaaattttataatagaCCAATTAAGGGTAATGAAAGAAATTTTGCTGAGACtgttttttcataa
- the LOC103316945 gene encoding probable serine/threonine-protein kinase DDB_G0267686, protein MEQERTRPSVVKLKEEKEKELREIEQRMNDLLGELEMMEQLPADEALTYEEILDAQKENQMEDGEVEEEEDQTKIIEEETKEFLGENPSEVDQKKLFLIKTVADRVKVWSRKGLANKEEKQRLLTAIPRKNDEINLEAPKLNEEISVSLTQKALIKDGFFKEYQDLSGAALSAASIALSMILNDKKQPLERESLLDNLGGTVRLLCELFYQLTNARKLFIMGRYNDNIQKVAKNTESTSLLFGDEFKAILENAKSMEKAVKDLKPKNNNYNNYRPPLSQNNYNTANNNNNALNWKSSPSNRGGRGSYKNQQPYNRLGNSRSSNSSSSSYHRTYPARRFYTQSQPYQQRRR, encoded by the exons ATGGAGCAGGAGAGAACAAGACCTAgcgttgtaaaattaaaagaggaaaaagagaagGAATTAAGAGAGATAGAACAGCGAATGAACGATCTCTTAGGAGAACTGGAAATGATGGAGCAATTACCGGCGGATGAGGCTTTGACATATGAAG AGATTCTTGACGCTCAAaaagagaatcagatggaggATGGAGAGGTTGAAGAAGAGGAAGATCAAACGAAAATTATCGAGGAGGAAACAAAGGAATTCCTGGGAGAGAACCCATCTGAAGTTGACCAAAAGaagctttttttaataaagacaGTAGCTGACAGAGTTAAAGTCTGGTCAAGAAAGGGTCTGGCAAATAAGGAGGAAAAACAAAGGCTCCTAACAGCGATTCCtagaaaaaatgatgaaataaatttagaGGCTCCAAAGCTAAATGAGGAAATTTCAGTCAGTCTAACACAGAAAGCCCTAATAAAAGATGGATTTTTTAAGGAGTATCAGGACCTCTCAGGCGCAGCCTTGTCAGCGGCTTCAATAGCCTTGAGCATGATCTTAAATGATAAGAAGCAACCATTGGAAAGAGAATCTCTTCTAGATAATTTGGGTGGTACAGTTAGACTGTTGTGTGAATTGTTTTATCAATTAACTAATGCGAGAAAACTTTTCATAATGGGCAGATATAACGACAACATACAAAAAGTAGCCAAAAATACAGAGTCCACATCATTACTGTTTGGTGATGAATTTAAAGCAATTCTAGAAAATGCTAAATCTATGGAAAAAGCTGTTAAGGATTTGAAAccaaaaaataacaattataacAATTATAGACCACCTCTAAGtcagaataattataatacagctaacaacaacaataacgcTTTAAACTGGAAAAGCTCGCCCTCCAACCGTGGGGGCAGGGGGAGCTACAAGAATCAACAACCTTACAATCGACTAGGCAACTCAAGATCATCCAATTCCAGCAGCTCTTCGTACCACAGGACGTATCCAGCAAGGAGATTTTACACACAATCCCAACCTTACCAGCAGAGGAGACGATAA